The following proteins are encoded in a genomic region of Streptococcus equi subsp. equi:
- the ylbL gene encoding Lon-like protease with PDZ domain, translating to MKTIKKIKWWLIGFVALLFLLLTLFFPLPYYIEMPGGAYDIRSVLTVNGKEDKEKGAYQFVVVSLSRATLAKLLYAWLTPFTEISTMEDTTGGYSDADYLRINRFYMETSQNSAVYQALTLAGKEVSFDYKGVYVLDVSKDSSFKGVLHLADTVTGVNGKTFTTSADLIDYVSHLTLGDEVQVQFTTAGESKTEKGKIIKLKNGKNGIGITLTDHTQVISGDEVDFSTGGVGGPSAGLMFTLDIYDQINHEDLRKGRVIAGTGTIGKDGKVGDIGGAGLKVAAAAAAGADIFFVPNNPVHKDVKKANPKAISNYEEAKKAAKRLKTAMKIIPVKTVQDAISYLKK from the coding sequence ATGAAAACAATAAAAAAAATTAAATGGTGGCTGATTGGCTTTGTTGCCTTGCTTTTTCTACTGTTGACACTGTTTTTCCCCTTGCCTTATTATATTGAAATGCCAGGTGGAGCCTATGATATTCGCTCGGTATTGACTGTCAATGGCAAAGAGGATAAGGAAAAGGGAGCTTATCAGTTTGTTGTAGTGAGCCTCAGTCGGGCCACCTTGGCTAAATTGCTCTATGCTTGGCTAACGCCTTTCACTGAGATTAGCACCATGGAAGATACTACTGGTGGCTATAGCGATGCTGACTACCTGCGAATTAATCGCTTTTATATGGAAACCTCTCAAAACAGCGCTGTTTATCAGGCCCTTACTCTAGCAGGCAAGGAGGTAAGCTTTGATTATAAGGGTGTTTATGTCTTAGACGTCAGCAAGGATTCTAGCTTTAAAGGTGTGCTGCACCTAGCAGATACAGTGACAGGTGTCAATGGTAAAACATTTACAACGTCTGCCGATCTGATTGATTATGTTTCTCATTTGACCTTGGGAGATGAGGTGCAGGTACAATTTACAACCGCTGGTGAGTCAAAGACTGAAAAAGGAAAGATTATTAAGCTTAAAAACGGTAAAAATGGGATTGGCATTACCCTGACAGACCACACACAGGTCATTTCTGGTGATGAGGTCGACTTTAGCACTGGAGGTGTGGGTGGACCAAGTGCAGGCTTGATGTTTACTCTTGATATTTATGATCAAATCAATCACGAAGACTTGCGCAAGGGACGTGTGATTGCTGGTACAGGAACCATTGGCAAGGATGGAAAAGTTGGAGATATTGGCGGGGCGGGCCTAAAGGTGGCTGCCGCCGCCGCTGCTGGTGCTGATATTTTCTTTGTTCCAAATAATCCTGTGCATAAGGACGTCAAAAAAGCAAATCCTAAGGCTATTAGCAATTACGAGGAGGCTAAAAAAGCAGCTAAACGACTAAAGACAGCAATGAAAATTATTCCTGTGAAAACCGTTCAAGATGCTATAAGCTACCTTAAAAAATAG
- the yutD gene encoding transcriptional regulator, with translation MKRDILPEMYNYNKFPGPEFIHFDHYVKAEGIELLLLKNEKNAFNTTSFGQRFTEILLKYDYIVGDWGNEQLRLKGFYKDHHDVKKASRISRLEDYIKEFCNFGCAYFVLENPNPKDMPKEEERPSRRRKSSKANRRRNQPQHSQQAPAKDNFKKLTKDRSADKPSFTSKKRPAPNKTKGNQRRSRTSQLNHKTDHFIIRKKDN, from the coding sequence ATGAAAAGAGATATTTTACCAGAGATGTATAATTACAATAAATTTCCCGGTCCGGAATTTATTCATTTTGATCATTATGTCAAGGCTGAAGGCATTGAGTTATTGCTGCTGAAAAATGAAAAAAATGCTTTTAACACAACGAGCTTTGGTCAGCGCTTCACAGAGATATTATTAAAGTATGACTATATTGTTGGAGATTGGGGCAATGAACAGCTGCGTCTCAAGGGCTTTTACAAGGATCATCATGATGTCAAAAAAGCTAGTCGTATTTCTCGCCTAGAAGACTATATTAAAGAATTTTGTAACTTTGGCTGTGCCTATTTTGTTTTGGAAAACCCTAATCCCAAGGACATGCCAAAAGAGGAGGAAAGGCCATCAAGGCGCAGGAAATCGTCTAAAGCCAATCGCCGCAGAAATCAGCCTCAGCATAGTCAGCAGGCACCTGCTAAAGACAACTTCAAAAAGCTAACCAAGGATAGGTCAGCGGACAAGCCAAGCTTTACCAGCAAAAAGCGCCCAGCTCCTAATAAGACCAAGGGAAACCAAAGGCGCTCTCGTACTAGTCAACTGAACCATAAAACGGATCACTTTATCATCAGAAAGAAGGACAATTAA
- the rlmN gene encoding ribosomal RNA large subunit methyltransferase N has translation MKPSIYGLTRDELIAWAIDNGQKAFRATQIWDWLYRKRVQSFDEMTNISKEFVAILKDSFCINPLKQRVAQESADGTVKYLFELPDGMLIETVLMRQHYGQSVCVTTQVGCNIGCTFCASGLIKKQRDLNSGEITAQIMMVQNYFDKRAQDERVSHVVVMGIGEPFDNYQNVMTFLRTINDDHGLAIGARHITVSTSGLAHKIREFANEGVQVNLAVSLHAPNNELRSSIMRINRSFPLDKLFSAIEYYIETTNRRVTFEYIMLNKVNDGVEQAQELADLTKRIRKLSYVNLIPYNPVSEHDQYSRSPKERVAAFYDILKKNGVNCVVRQEHGTDIDAACGQLRSNTMKKDRQKAAAART, from the coding sequence ATGAAACCATCAATCTATGGCCTAACGCGCGACGAGCTAATTGCTTGGGCGATTGACAATGGTCAAAAGGCATTCAGAGCGACACAGATTTGGGACTGGCTTTACAGAAAACGGGTTCAATCCTTTGATGAAATGACTAACATTTCTAAGGAATTTGTTGCCATTCTAAAGGACAGCTTTTGTATTAATCCCTTGAAGCAGCGTGTTGCTCAGGAATCAGCTGATGGAACGGTTAAGTATTTGTTTGAATTGCCAGATGGTATGCTGATTGAAACGGTTTTGATGCGTCAGCACTATGGGCAGTCGGTCTGTGTAACTACGCAGGTTGGCTGTAATATAGGCTGCACCTTCTGCGCTAGTGGCTTGATTAAAAAGCAACGGGATTTAAACAGTGGTGAAATCACTGCACAAATTATGATGGTGCAAAACTATTTTGATAAGCGTGCTCAAGACGAACGTGTCAGCCATGTTGTTGTGATGGGGATTGGAGAGCCCTTTGATAATTATCAAAATGTGATGACCTTTCTTCGGACGATCAATGATGATCATGGGCTTGCTATTGGTGCTCGTCACATTACTGTTTCAACCTCAGGCTTGGCTCACAAGATTCGTGAATTTGCCAATGAAGGAGTCCAAGTTAATCTGGCTGTGTCACTGCATGCACCTAATAATGAGCTGCGCTCAAGTATCATGAGGATCAATCGTTCCTTCCCACTTGATAAGCTCTTTTCAGCAATCGAATATTACATTGAAACAACTAATCGTCGTGTGACCTTTGAGTATATCATGCTTAATAAGGTTAATGATGGGGTAGAGCAGGCACAGGAATTGGCAGATTTGACCAAAAGGATTCGCAAGCTGTCTTATGTTAACCTGATTCCCTATAATCCTGTCTCAGAGCATGACCAATACAGTAGAAGTCCTAAGGAGCGTGTGGCAGCCTTTTATGACATTCTAAAGAAAAATGGAGTGAACTGTGTCGTTCGTCAGGAGCATGGTACAGATATTGATGCTGCCTGCGGTCAGCTGCGCTCTAATACCATGAAAAAGGACCGACAAAAAGCAGCAGCTGCAAGGACATGA
- a CDS encoding type IV leader peptidase family protein yields MNTIFYCYCGFLVGNLFRLILNLFSEQQAKAWVKLYIGQLHLSSLFFPMAKPTYNSKHEQKHWVMLPYLEIITSLIFGLAALCGLTWTQLYLLCFSLLLCFFDLDSQEYPLLIWLMSFLFLLPFYSINLLTVLLLLLALLSVAFPINIGAGDFLYLANLALVVKLSSLLWIVQIASLIGILACLLLQTKKIPFIPYLTLGLIAILLFERLTGS; encoded by the coding sequence ATGAACACTATTTTTTATTGCTATTGTGGTTTTCTTGTGGGAAACCTCTTTCGGCTAATACTTAACCTGTTTTCTGAACAGCAAGCAAAGGCTTGGGTCAAGCTCTATATAGGTCAACTTCATCTTTCAAGCCTCTTTTTTCCTATGGCAAAGCCCACTTACAACTCTAAGCATGAACAAAAGCACTGGGTTATGCTTCCTTATTTAGAAATAATCACCAGCCTCATTTTCGGACTGGCTGCCCTTTGCGGCTTGACCTGGACACAGCTTTATCTCCTATGCTTCTCTTTGCTACTGTGCTTTTTTGATTTAGACAGTCAAGAGTATCCTTTGCTCATCTGGCTGATGAGCTTTTTGTTTCTGCTGCCATTTTATAGCATTAACCTGTTAACAGTGCTATTGCTTTTGCTTGCACTGCTAAGCGTAGCTTTTCCTATCAATATTGGTGCCGGAGATTTTCTTTACCTAGCTAATCTTGCTCTTGTGGTCAAGCTTAGCTCTTTGTTATGGATCGTCCAAATTGCCAGTCTGATCGGAATTCTAGCCTGCCTACTTCTACAAACTAAGAAAATCCCTTTTATTCCCTATCTGACACTGGGCCTTATAGCCATATTGCTATTTGAAAGGCTCACTGGCAGCTAG
- a CDS encoding Dps-like peroxide resistance protein Dpr translates to MTNTLVENIYASVTHNISKKEASKMKKPRLF, encoded by the coding sequence ATGACAAACACACTCGTTGAAAACATTTATGCATCAGTAACTCATAATATTTCTAAAAAAGAAGCATCAAAAATGAAAAAACCAAGGCTGTTTTAA
- the dps gene encoding Dps-like peroxide resistance protein Dpr — translation MRGPGFLYLHPKMDELLDRLNANLDEMSERLITIGGAPYSTLEEFSQHSKLDETKGSYDKSVAQHLARLVEVYLYLTSLYQVGLDITDEEGDAASNDLFTAAKADAEKTIWMLQAERGQGPAIF, via the coding sequence ATGCGTGGTCCTGGCTTTTTATACCTGCACCCTAAGATGGATGAGCTATTAGACCGCTTGAACGCGAACCTAGATGAGATGAGTGAGCGCTTGATTACTATTGGTGGGGCACCCTACTCAACCCTAGAGGAGTTTTCACAGCATTCTAAGCTAGATGAAACAAAGGGAAGCTATGATAAGTCAGTAGCTCAGCATTTAGCTCGTTTGGTAGAGGTTTACCTTTACCTTACCAGTCTTTATCAGGTTGGTTTAGACATTACTGATGAAGAGGGTGATGCTGCTTCAAATGATTTGTTCACAGCAGCAAAGGCTGACGCTGAAAAGACTATTTGGATGCTACAGGCAGAGCGTGGTCAAGGTCCTGCTATTTTCTAA
- the yqgQ gene encoding hypothetical cytosolic protein, translating into MRNLLKSSYMKTLYDVQQLLKGFGIVIYMGKRLYDIEMMKIELQRLYDGGLLDKQAYLTAELILRREHRLELKREGQENESKIDRD; encoded by the coding sequence ATGCGTAATTTGCTAAAATCTAGTTATATGAAAACATTATACGATGTACAGCAGCTGTTAAAAGGCTTTGGTATTGTTATCTACATGGGAAAGCGGCTTTATGATATTGAAATGATGAAAATAGAGCTGCAAAGGCTATATGATGGTGGCTTGTTGGATAAACAGGCTTATTTAACTGCTGAGCTGATTTTACGACGTGAGCATCGATTAGAGCTAAAAAGAGAAGGGCAAGAAAATGAGTCAAAAATTGATAGGGATTGA
- the glcK gene encoding glucokinase, with the protein MSQKLIGIDLGGTTIKFGILTSEGDVQEKWAIETNVLEDGKHIVPDIVASLKHRLDLYGLTKDDFIGIGMGSPGAVNRTDHTVTGAFNLNWRGTQEVGSVIERELGIPFAIDNDANVAALGERWVGAGDNNPDVVFMTLGTGVGGGIIADGNLIHGVAGAGGEIGHMIVEPLKGFACTCGSQGCLETVASATGVVKVARLLAEAYEGDSSIKAAIDNGEAVSSKDIFVAAEAGDAFANSVVEKVSYYLGLAAANISNILNPDSVVIGGGVSAAGEFLRSRVEKYFMTFTFPQVRQSTKIKIAELGNDAGIIGAASLARQFITE; encoded by the coding sequence ATGAGTCAAAAATTGATAGGGATTGATTTGGGCGGAACCACGATTAAATTTGGTATTTTAACCTCAGAGGGTGACGTTCAGGAAAAATGGGCGATTGAGACAAATGTTTTAGAGGACGGTAAACATATCGTTCCAGATATTGTCGCCTCACTCAAGCATCGCCTTGACCTTTATGGACTGACTAAGGACGATTTTATCGGTATTGGTATGGGCTCACCTGGAGCTGTCAATCGCACAGATCATACTGTTACAGGGGCCTTTAACCTCAACTGGAGAGGCACCCAAGAGGTGGGATCTGTTATTGAAAGGGAGCTAGGAATTCCCTTTGCTATTGATAATGACGCAAATGTTGCGGCCCTCGGCGAGCGCTGGGTCGGTGCAGGTGACAATAATCCTGATGTGGTCTTTATGACCTTAGGAACAGGTGTTGGTGGTGGTATCATCGCTGATGGGAACTTGATTCATGGTGTGGCTGGAGCTGGTGGTGAGATTGGGCACATGATAGTAGAGCCGCTTAAGGGCTTTGCTTGCACCTGTGGCTCACAGGGCTGCCTGGAGACAGTGGCCTCTGCTACAGGTGTTGTTAAGGTTGCTCGTCTTTTAGCAGAAGCCTACGAAGGAGATTCAAGCATTAAGGCAGCGATTGATAATGGAGAGGCTGTCTCAAGCAAGGACATTTTTGTTGCAGCGGAGGCTGGTGATGCCTTTGCCAACTCTGTTGTTGAAAAGGTCAGTTATTATCTAGGACTGGCAGCGGCTAATATCTCAAATATTTTGAACCCTGATTCGGTCGTTATTGGCGGTGGTGTATCTGCTGCGGGTGAGTTTTTACGTTCACGTGTTGAAAAGTACTTTATGACCTTTACCTTTCCGCAGGTTAGACAGTCCACTAAAATCAAAATAGCAGAGCTTGGTAATGATGCTGGTATTATTGGTGCAGCTAGCCTTGCAAGACAATTTATCACAGAATAG
- a CDS encoding membrane protein: MSPLTMIGWVLLAGVIAYYLWNYVSYRRMAKQVDNDTFKELMRQGQVIDLRDPASFRARHILGARNFPAQQFTTSIKALRKDKPILLYENVRPQYRVKAVKTLRKAGYTDLYVLKAGLDYWNGKVK; the protein is encoded by the coding sequence ATGTCACCACTTACAATGATTGGCTGGGTATTGCTTGCGGGAGTGATTGCCTATTACCTTTGGAATTATGTTTCCTATAGAAGAATGGCAAAGCAGGTTGATAATGATACCTTTAAGGAGCTGATGCGTCAGGGGCAAGTGATTGACCTGCGCGATCCAGCTTCCTTTAGGGCAAGGCATATCCTAGGCGCTAGAAATTTTCCTGCCCAGCAGTTTACTACCTCTATTAAGGCTTTGAGAAAGGACAAGCCAATCTTGCTTTATGAAAATGTAAGACCTCAATATCGGGTCAAAGCAGTCAAAACATTACGTAAGGCTGGCTATACGGACCTTTATGTCCTAAAAGCGGGACTAGATTATTGGAATGGTAAGGTTAAATAG
- the typA gene encoding BipA family GTPase, with protein MTKFREDIRNVAIIAHVDHGKTTLVDELLKQSHTLDERKELQERAMDSNDLEKERGITILAKNTAVAYNDVRINIMDTPGHADFGGEVERIMKMVDGVVLVVDAYEGTMPQTRFVLKKALEQNLTPIVVVNKIDKPSARPAEVVDEVLELFIELGADDDQLEFPVVYASAINGTSSLSDDPADQEKTMAPIFDTIIDHIPAPVDNSAEPLQFQVSLLDYNDFVGRIGIGRVFRGTVKVGDQVTLSKLDGTTKNFRVTKLFGFFGLERKEIQEAKAGDLIAVSGMEDIFVGETITPTDCVEALPVLRIDEPTLQMTFLVNNSPFAGREGKWVTSRKVEERLLVELQTDVSLRVEPTESPDKWIVSGRGELHLSILIETMRREGYELQVSRPEVIIKEIDGVKCEPFERVQIDTPEEYQGAIIQSLSERKGDMLDMQMVGNGQTRLIFLIPARGLIGYSTEFLSMTRGYGIMNHTFDQYLPVVAGEIGGRHRGALVSIENGKATTYSIMRIEERGTIFVNPGTEVYEGMIVGENSRDNDLGVNITTAKQMTNVRSATKDQTAVIKTPRILTLEESLEFLNDDEYMEVTPESIRLRKQILNKAARDKANKKKKSAE; from the coding sequence ATGACAAAATTTAGAGAAGATATTCGTAACGTTGCTATTATTGCCCACGTTGACCATGGGAAAACAACGCTCGTTGATGAATTACTAAAGCAATCCCATACACTAGATGAGCGCAAAGAGCTTCAAGAACGTGCGATGGATTCAAATGACCTTGAAAAAGAGCGTGGTATTACCATTCTTGCTAAAAATACCGCAGTAGCTTATAACGATGTTCGTATTAATATCATGGATACTCCTGGGCACGCTGACTTTGGAGGCGAGGTTGAGCGTATCATGAAAATGGTTGATGGTGTTGTCCTTGTTGTTGACGCTTACGAGGGAACCATGCCTCAAACACGCTTTGTGCTGAAGAAGGCCTTAGAACAAAATTTAACCCCAATCGTTGTGGTTAATAAGATTGATAAGCCATCAGCTCGTCCAGCTGAGGTTGTTGATGAGGTTCTTGAGCTTTTCATTGAGCTTGGTGCAGACGATGATCAGCTGGAGTTCCCTGTTGTTTACGCTTCGGCGATCAATGGCACATCTTCGTTGTCAGATGATCCTGCTGATCAGGAAAAAACAATGGCTCCGATTTTTGATACCATTATCGATCATATTCCAGCACCTGTTGATAACTCAGCTGAGCCCCTTCAATTCCAGGTGTCACTTCTTGATTACAATGATTTTGTAGGTCGTATTGGGATCGGTCGTGTCTTTCGTGGGACTGTTAAGGTTGGAGATCAGGTGACGCTTTCAAAGCTTGATGGCACCACTAAAAATTTCCGCGTTACTAAGCTGTTTGGCTTCTTCGGGCTTGAGCGCAAGGAGATTCAAGAGGCCAAGGCTGGTGACTTGATTGCAGTTTCTGGTATGGAGGACATTTTCGTTGGTGAGACGATTACACCAACGGATTGTGTGGAGGCTTTGCCTGTTCTTCGCATTGATGAGCCGACACTTCAAATGACCTTCTTGGTTAACAACTCTCCCTTTGCTGGTCGTGAAGGCAAATGGGTAACCTCTCGTAAGGTTGAGGAGCGTTTGCTTGTGGAGCTTCAAACAGATGTGTCCCTTCGTGTTGAGCCAACAGAATCACCAGATAAATGGATTGTGTCAGGTCGTGGTGAGCTGCATCTATCTATTTTAATTGAGACCATGCGTCGTGAGGGCTATGAGCTTCAGGTATCGCGTCCAGAGGTTATCATTAAGGAAATTGATGGTGTCAAGTGTGAGCCTTTTGAACGTGTACAGATTGACACACCAGAGGAATATCAAGGTGCTATTATCCAATCCTTGTCAGAACGTAAGGGGGATATGCTTGATATGCAGATGGTTGGTAATGGTCAAACGCGTCTTATTTTTCTCATTCCTGCCCGCGGCTTGATTGGTTATTCGACTGAATTTTTATCAATGACACGTGGCTATGGTATCATGAATCATACCTTTGATCAGTATCTGCCAGTGGTTGCTGGTGAGATTGGTGGACGCCATCGTGGAGCGCTGGTTTCGATTGAAAACGGTAAGGCAACAACCTACTCAATCATGCGTATTGAAGAGCGCGGAACAATCTTTGTTAACCCAGGAACTGAGGTTTATGAGGGCATGATTGTTGGTGAAAATTCTCGTGACAATGACCTTGGGGTTAATATCACAACTGCTAAGCAGATGACCAACGTTCGTTCAGCAACAAAGGATCAGACAGCTGTTATCAAAACACCACGTATTCTAACCCTTGAGGAATCTCTTGAATTCTTGAATGATGACGAATACATGGAGGTAACGCCAGAATCAATCCGCTTGCGCAAGCAAATTTTGAACAAAGCAGCGCGTGATAAAGCTAATAAAAAGAAAAAATCAGCAGAATAA